TTATTTTAAACAGCACAACGCCGGCAAGCTGTTCAATTTTTATATATTAGCCCCTCAATCATTATTCACCAATGAACAGCCAACAGCTGCTGGATGTACTCTGCTTATCACGAAACGCTACAGCAATTTACACTACTCAAAATGCAGTAATTGAATTTGCTAACGACGCCATGATCAGCTTTTGGGGTAAAGACCGCGGTGTGATAGGCCAAAAACTCGCTGATGCCGTCCCCGAACTACGCGGCCAGCCATTTTTAGATATTTTACGTGATGTTTGGCTAACCGGCAACACATATGTAGATAACGGCGCCCGCGCCGAACTGCTGGTTGACGGAGACCTGAATACTTTTTATTTCGATTTTGAATATCGCGCCATTAAACATCCCACCGGTGAAATGCAGTGCATTTTGCATACCGCGTTTGACGTAACGGACGACGTTTTGCACGCGCAGCAAATGAGCGCCGCGCAACAACGTGAAAAAGAGCTAACGGATGAACTCGCCGCTATAAATGAGGAGCTCTCTGCGTCAAACGAGGAGTTACTTGCCACCAACGAAGAGTTAAAGGAATCATACGATAACCTGCAACTTTTAAATCAAACCCTCACAGAAAATGAAGCCTGGTTTAGGGGCATGGTACAACAGGCGCCCGTGGCCATTGCCGTACTTGACGGCCGCGACCTGATAATTGATACGGCTAACGCTTACATACTCGAAATTTGGGGCAAGGACGATAGCGTAATTGATAAGCCACTAAACATAGCGTTGCCTGAACTTGAGGGGCAACCGTTTTTACAGTTGCTGGATGACGTTTACACCAGTGGTATACCCTTTTATGGCAGCGAAACCAGGGCGTCATTAGTGCGCAACGGAAAGCTGGAACATGGCTATTTTAACTTTGTATATCATCCTTTAAAGGATGGCAGCGGCAATACCATGAGCGTAATGGTAGTTGCTACCGAGGTTACCGAGCAAATTAACGCGCGCAGGGAGATAGAAAAAAGTGAGCACCGCCTTAACCGCATGGTGATGACCTCGCCAATAGGGATGACCATTTTGAAAGGCAGGGAACTGATCATCGAAATTGCCAACCAGAACGTTTTAACCATATGGAACCGGAATATTGACCAGGTTAAAGGCAAACGCCTGCTTGAAATATTCCCTGAACTGATAGGCCAGCCTTTTCCGGATATGCTCCAGCAGGTATTTGACACGGGGCAGCCTTTTGGGATGGACGAAACCACGGCAGATGTAGGTATGCCTGACGGTACCATTGTGAAGTATCACCTCGATTTTAGTTACGACCCGTTGTTTGATGCCGGCGGAAATGTTGAAGCCATATTGGTAACCGTGAGTGACATTACGGAAAGGGTTCACTCCAGGCGGCGAATGCTTCATGAACAGGAACGGAGCCGGCTAGCGGCGGAAGCAGCCCAGTTGGGAACTTTTGATGTGGATATTGTTAACAACACGCTTGACTGGGATAGCCGGTGCAGGGCATTGTTCGGTATATCCCATAATGATACCGTTACTTATGACGATCATTTTTTGGCGGGCCTGCACCCCGACGATCGCGAGCGGGTAAAGGAAGTTATTAAGCACTCGTACAACAGATCGGCCAGCAACGGCAACTATGATGTGGAATACCGCACTATTGGCTTTGAGGACGGAAAAACAAGATGGGTAGGCGCCAAAGGCAAGGTGTTTTTTGACGAGCACGATATCCCGCAGCGTTTTATGGGCATTGTGATTGATATTACCGATAAAAAAGAGGACGAGCAGCGCAAAAACGACTTCATTGCGATGGTTAGCCATGAGCTGAAAACGCCGCTCACCTCACTTAAAGCCTATACGCAAGTATTGCAAGCCCGGGCGGTTAAAAACAATGATAACTTTACCGCCGGCGCCCTCGATAAATCATTGCTGCAGGTAAATAAGATGAATACGCTTATTAAGGGCTTTCTTGACGTGGCGAGGCTGGAGTCGGGCAAAATAAATCTCGACATTGAAGAATTCAACCTCAATAATTTAATTAAAGAGGCCATTGAAGAAGCCGCTATTACACTTGACTCGCATCATATAGTATTAGAACACGATTGCCAGGTAAGCATTAAGGCTGATCGCGAAAAGATAGGCCAGGTACTTAATAACCTAATTAGCAACGCTACCAAATATTCGCCGCGGGGCAGCAATATCTCAATTAACTGTAAACTGCAGGACAATACCGTATTGGTATCGGTTAAGGACAAAGGTATCGGTATT
This Mucilaginibacter defluvii DNA region includes the following protein-coding sequences:
- a CDS encoding ATP-binding protein translates to MNSQQLLDVLCLSRNATAIYTTQNAVIEFANDAMISFWGKDRGVIGQKLADAVPELRGQPFLDILRDVWLTGNTYVDNGARAELLVDGDLNTFYFDFEYRAIKHPTGEMQCILHTAFDVTDDVLHAQQMSAAQQREKELTDELAAINEELSASNEELLATNEELKESYDNLQLLNQTLTENEAWFRGMVQQAPVAIAVLDGRDLIIDTANAYILEIWGKDDSVIDKPLNIALPELEGQPFLQLLDDVYTSGIPFYGSETRASLVRNGKLEHGYFNFVYHPLKDGSGNTMSVMVVATEVTEQINARREIEKSEHRLNRMVMTSPIGMTILKGRELIIEIANQNVLTIWNRNIDQVKGKRLLEIFPELIGQPFPDMLQQVFDTGQPFGMDETTADVGMPDGTIVKYHLDFSYDPLFDAGGNVEAILVTVSDITERVHSRRRMLHEQERSRLAAEAAQLGTFDVDIVNNTLDWDSRCRALFGISHNDTVTYDDHFLAGLHPDDRERVKEVIKHSYNRSASNGNYDVEYRTIGFEDGKTRWVGAKGKVFFDEHDIPQRFMGIVIDITDKKEDEQRKNDFIAMVSHELKTPLTSLKAYTQVLQARAVKNNDNFTAGALDKSLLQVNKMNTLIKGFLDVARLESGKINLDIEEFNLNNLIKEAIEEAAITLDSHHIVLEHDCQVSIKADREKIGQVLNNLISNATKYSPRGSNISINCKLQDNTVLVSVKDKGIGIKPADMERLFDRFYRVSSPHTKTIAGFGIGLYLCAEILRYHKGRIWVNSEVGEGTTFSFELPLT